In the genome of Eschrichtius robustus isolate mEscRob2 chromosome 12, mEscRob2.pri, whole genome shotgun sequence, one region contains:
- the NME6 gene encoding nucleoside diphosphate kinase 6 has product MTSILRSPQALQLTLALIKPDAVAHPLILEAVHQQILSNKFLIVRMRELLWRKEDCQKFYQEHEGRFFYQRLVEFMASGPIRAYILAHKDAIQLWRTVMGPTRVFRAHHVAPDSIRGSFGLTDTRNTTHGSDSVVSASREITAFFPDFSEQRWYEEEEPQLRCGPVRYNPEGGIHFAAGTGGPGPT; this is encoded by the exons ATGACCTCGATCTTACGGAGCCCTCAGGCTCTCCAGCTTACTCTGGCTCTGATCAAGCCTGATGCAGTTGCTCACCCACTGATTCTGGAG GCTGTTCATCAGCAGATTCTGAGCAACAAGTTCCTTATTGTACGAATGAGAGAACTTCTGTGGAGAAAGGAAGATTGCCAGAAGTTTTACCAGGAGCATGAAG GGCGTTTTTTCTATCAGCGGCTGGTGGAGTTCATGGCCAG TGGGCCAATCCGAGCCTACATCCTCGCCCACAAGGATGCCATCCAGCTCTGGAGGACAGTGATGGGACCCACTAGAGTGTTTCGAGCACACCACGTGGCCCCAGATTCAATTCGTGGGAGTTTTGGCCTCACTGACACCCGTAATACAACCCATGGCTCAG ACTCTGTGGTTTCAGCCAGTAGAGAGATCACAGCCTTCTTTCCCGACTTCAGTGAACAGCGCTGGTATGAGGAAGAGGAGCCCCAGTTGCGCTGTGGCCCTGTGCGCTACAATCCAGAGGGAGGCATCCACTTTGCAGCTGGAACAGGAGGCCCAGGGCCAACCTGA